One Xylocopa sonorina isolate GNS202 chromosome 18, iyXylSono1_principal, whole genome shotgun sequence DNA segment encodes these proteins:
- the Mrpl38 gene encoding mitochondrial ribosomal protein L38 → MGSTALQTFIKDVLVPMKICLKQVRHGHHIRGKPPTIALSLKQRLELLNKTDPTISFKVNIGFSVPRISAQKRQAWLAARKTNVSSANAEETNTEQMAANLEKIKKIWLETYAPSHIHKIADHYGIFQDLFGDAFFFPVVPLEISYTLDNDGTFARVHTGNVIKPAEACNLPNVGYEAKENSLWTLVMCTPDGNMENSNNEYCHWFLGNIPGNKVEQGEQIIDYLRPIPVRGVGYYRYVFILYKQNQRIDYTTYKKTQPCLQLQERNWSTLEFYRKHQDDLTPAGLAFFQSDWDPTVREFYHSALNAQEPIFQYDFIRPYIKPQTWFPLKQPFNIYLDNHKDPKDVMKEFLLRKLKTVHPFKEPKPPLKYPNAYSIDNSVPSWLKLEIQKERLGWGRVNELK, encoded by the exons ATGGGGAGTACAGCGTTACAAACCTTTATAAAAGATGTACTTGTGCCCATGAAAATTTGTTTGAAACAAGTTCGACATGGACACCATATACGAGGAAAACCGCCAACAATTGCTCTCTCTTTGAAGCAACGGCTTGAAC TGCTCAACAAGACAGATCCAACGATATCGTTTAAAGTAAATATAGGTTTTTCTGTACCAAGGATCTCTGCGCAAAAGAGGCAAGCTTGGTTAGCTGCCCGAAAAACCAACGTGTCTAGCGCGAATGCAGAGGAAACAAACACTGAGCAGA TGGCTGCTAATTTGGAAAAAATTAAGAAGATTTGGCTAGAAACATATGCTCCTAGTCATATTCATAAAATCGCTGATCATTACGGCATATTTCAAGACTTGTTTGGCGATGCATTCTTCTTTCCTGTTGTACCATTAGAAATTAGTTACACTTTAGATAACGATGGTACTTTTGCTAGAGTTCATACAGGAAATGTTATAAAACCTGCAGAGGCATGCAATTTGCCAAATGTTGGGTACGAAGCCAAAGAGAATAGTTTATGGACATTGGTCATGTGTACACCAGATGGTAATATGGAAAATTCTAACAACGAATATTGTCATTGGTTTTT agggAACATTCCAGGCAACAAAGTAGAGCAAGGTGAACAAATAATAGATTATCTAAGACCAATTCCAGTCAGAGGAGTAGGTTATTATCGTTACGTATTTATTCTTTACAAACAAAATCAGCGGATAGATTATACGACGTATAAGAAGACTCAACCTTG TTTGCAATTACAAGAACGTAATTGGAGTACATTAGAATTTTATCGTAAACATCAAGATGATCTTACACCAGCTGGTTTAGCATTTTTCCAAAGTGATTGGGATCCCAcagtaagagagttctatcaTTCAGCATTAA ATGCACAAGAACCAATATTTCAGTATGATTTTATACGACCATACATTAAACCACAAACATGGTTCCCCTTGAAACAaccatttaatatttatttggaTAATCATAAAGATCCGAAAGATGTAATGAAAGAATTCTTGTTAAGAAAGTTAAAAACTGTTCATCCCTTCAAAGAACCAAAGCCACCACTTAAATACCCTAATGCCTATAGTATTGACAATAGCGTACCTTCATGGCTGAAATTGGAAATTCAAAAAGAACGTTTGGGATGGGGTCGAGTTAACGAGTTGAAATGA